A genomic window from Leptospira bandrabouensis includes:
- a CDS encoding UbiD family decarboxylase gives MVSLRSTNDFVQLLQREGELHVISDLVDPHLELAEIQRRVVAKKGPALLFTNVKGTKFPVATNLYGSEKRIHLAFGPKPVATIQRLAKLAKEIFPPRFSKLWKERSLGLLPFQVGLKQVRRAPVLAGSVLSTNELPQVVSWPKDGGAFVTLPLVYTQHPESGNGNLGMYRVQLFGDKTVGMHIQIHRGGGFHYYEAEKKGDSLPAHVYIGGPPALTIAAVAPLPEEIPELVFASFLMGEKLRMKKDKTISPYPIVADADFALIGSIPPHKRKPEGPFGDHYGYYSLLHDYPYLDLKHILHRKDAIWAATVVGRPPQEDHYIAEFLQDLLSPMFPLVMPQVLGVWAYEESGVHSLAAAVVKERYFREAFMGALRILGEGQLSLTKCLLVTNERVNLKNFSETFKVITERSDPKTDFFIFSHISQDTLDYTSGTVNKGSKLLWMGITDANAPIKFPNLPREFTGNLKDKRFTKPKVFLPGVLVIEGSAFTPNDQLANRLLGEDLGRFHYVFLVDDSEDAVKTDSDFIWTMFTRMEPASDVYARTEIKGNHIAYQVPIVFDCRMKPWIPEVLMPLPETVKQVDTKFGRIIDSI, from the coding sequence ATGGTTTCACTACGATCTACTAATGATTTTGTCCAACTTTTGCAAAGAGAGGGTGAACTCCATGTGATTTCTGATCTCGTGGACCCCCATCTGGAACTAGCAGAAATCCAGAGACGAGTTGTGGCCAAAAAAGGCCCAGCCCTTCTTTTTACCAATGTCAAAGGGACTAAGTTTCCCGTTGCTACCAATCTTTACGGCTCTGAAAAACGAATTCACTTGGCCTTTGGCCCAAAACCTGTGGCAACCATCCAGCGCCTTGCCAAACTCGCAAAAGAGATCTTTCCCCCTAGGTTTTCCAAACTTTGGAAAGAACGATCCCTGGGACTTTTGCCTTTCCAAGTGGGCTTAAAACAGGTGAGAAGGGCCCCAGTTCTCGCTGGTAGCGTTTTATCCACAAACGAGTTACCCCAAGTGGTTTCTTGGCCAAAAGACGGAGGAGCCTTTGTCACTCTCCCTCTCGTATATACCCAACATCCAGAATCGGGAAATGGAAATTTAGGAATGTACCGGGTGCAACTTTTCGGCGACAAAACGGTAGGGATGCACATCCAAATCCACAGGGGTGGTGGCTTTCATTATTATGAAGCAGAAAAAAAAGGGGATTCACTTCCAGCTCATGTGTACATTGGTGGGCCACCAGCTTTGACCATTGCAGCGGTCGCCCCACTACCTGAAGAAATTCCGGAACTTGTTTTTGCTTCCTTTCTTATGGGAGAAAAACTGCGGATGAAAAAAGACAAAACGATTTCTCCTTATCCCATCGTGGCCGATGCTGATTTTGCTCTCATTGGTTCCATTCCTCCTCATAAGAGAAAACCGGAAGGCCCTTTCGGCGACCATTACGGATACTATTCTTTGTTACACGATTATCCTTACTTAGACCTAAAACATATTTTGCATAGAAAGGATGCCATCTGGGCGGCTACGGTTGTGGGAAGGCCTCCCCAAGAAGACCATTATATCGCTGAGTTTTTACAAGATTTACTTTCTCCCATGTTTCCACTCGTGATGCCACAAGTGCTAGGTGTCTGGGCCTATGAAGAATCGGGTGTTCATTCCCTTGCGGCAGCTGTTGTCAAAGAAAGGTATTTTCGCGAAGCCTTTATGGGGGCACTTCGCATTTTAGGTGAAGGGCAACTTTCACTTACAAAATGTTTACTTGTCACAAATGAACGTGTGAACTTAAAAAACTTTTCAGAAACGTTCAAAGTTATCACAGAAAGATCAGATCCAAAAACTGACTTTTTTATCTTTAGTCATATTAGCCAAGATACATTGGATTATACGAGTGGAACTGTCAACAAAGGTAGTAAACTTTTATGGATGGGAATTACCGATGCCAATGCACCTATTAAGTTTCCAAACCTACCAAGAGAGTTTACTGGAAATCTAAAAGACAAACGATTCACAAAACCAAAAGTTTTTTTACCGGGAGTTCTTGTGATCGAAGGATCTGCTTTCACTCCAAATGATCAATTGGCAAATCGTCTGCTCGGAGAAGACCTTGGTCGTTTCCATTATGTATTTCTTGTGGATGATTCCGAGGATGCCGTAAAAACTGATTCTGATTTTATTTGGACTATGTTTACTCGAATGGAACCTGCCTCCGATGTTTATGCAAGAACGGAAATCAAAGGGAACCATATCGCGTATCAAGTTCCTATCGTTTTTGACTGCAGGATGAAACCTTGGATCCCTGAAGTCCTAATGCCTCTTCCAGAAACGGTAAAACAAGTAGATACAAAGTTTGGAAGGATCATCGATTCTATCTGA
- a CDS encoding phosphatase domain-containing protein — protein sequence MSQEPNTTQPIITDIKRIAVCGGSLGRERRSYVRGQVVDVGITDLMKAEGLWDLMTGLFIGEETKITPFLDFSLAPVRKPVLKLEVYDAGGNKIYTSGKIKADEDGFFSCEIRDKLPVGFHDFQVILEGLDSFRQYSKDLAHLNSTEDSILGKTTIVGKGKLRILAEDYKGMVVTSDIDQTYLATDIHSGKGKFTALFETPNQKQALPGMPELYRELRSSLSNAPLAFISASPHFFRRTMLATIAKDGIQIESLHLKYLEGTIKGVFDKVLGTIFNPIEFLQNGFKPAWSRTKKFLGASYQSLFDQMSYKLSILLYDRVYLPTEAKEILLGDNTESDYMIFTLYQIICMGKLTGDELEEYLYKLNFLGRDAITRDAAKKIRLLAEEIHRIHGTINPVAISLINRTSHGPSEVDMREKVKEALPAGMYETVFGTKQAFYGTEGALGMAMILENEGYLNLEQILAIVAGMIGKVLEGKLVDEGFLLKLLDELTLPKQAEVTRSKLKEGLITAFQS from the coding sequence ATGTCCCAAGAACCAAATACCACACAACCAATCATTACCGATATCAAAAGAATTGCTGTCTGCGGAGGATCTTTAGGAAGAGAGAGGCGCTCTTACGTACGAGGCCAAGTGGTGGATGTGGGAATTACCGATCTCATGAAAGCAGAAGGCCTTTGGGATTTAATGACGGGACTTTTTATTGGGGAAGAAACAAAAATCACACCTTTCCTAGATTTCTCTTTGGCTCCTGTGAGAAAACCGGTTTTAAAATTAGAAGTCTATGATGCTGGTGGAAATAAAATTTACACTTCAGGAAAAATCAAAGCGGATGAAGACGGATTTTTTTCCTGCGAGATCCGAGACAAACTTCCCGTTGGGTTTCATGACTTTCAAGTCATACTCGAAGGTCTGGATAGTTTTCGCCAATACTCCAAAGACCTAGCCCATCTAAATTCCACAGAAGATTCTATTTTGGGAAAAACAACCATTGTAGGAAAGGGAAAACTTCGAATCCTAGCCGAAGACTATAAAGGAATGGTAGTAACCTCGGACATAGACCAAACCTATCTTGCCACAGACATCCATTCGGGCAAAGGTAAGTTCACCGCTTTATTTGAAACACCTAACCAAAAACAGGCGCTACCTGGAATGCCAGAACTTTACAGGGAACTTCGTAGTTCTTTGTCCAATGCTCCCCTAGCCTTTATCTCTGCCAGTCCTCATTTTTTTCGCCGCACCATGCTTGCTACCATCGCAAAAGACGGAATCCAAATTGAATCCTTACATCTAAAATATTTAGAAGGAACGATCAAAGGAGTTTTTGATAAAGTACTCGGAACTATCTTTAACCCCATCGAATTTTTACAAAATGGATTTAAACCCGCTTGGTCACGGACAAAAAAATTCTTAGGTGCTTCCTATCAGAGTTTATTTGACCAAATGTCTTATAAACTTTCCATCCTACTCTATGATAGAGTGTATCTTCCCACAGAAGCCAAAGAGATTCTTCTGGGTGACAATACTGAATCGGATTATATGATCTTTACTCTCTACCAAATCATTTGTATGGGAAAACTCACAGGTGATGAATTAGAAGAGTATTTATACAAACTCAATTTCCTAGGTCGTGATGCCATCACAAGAGACGCCGCCAAAAAAATCAGACTCCTTGCCGAAGAAATTCATAGAATTCATGGAACCATAAATCCTGTGGCAATCAGTCTCATCAACCGAACAAGTCACGGTCCCAGTGAAGTGGATATGAGAGAAAAAGTAAAGGAGGCACTTCCGGCAGGAATGTATGAGACTGTTTTTGGAACCAAACAGGCATTCTACGGCACTGAGGGGGCTTTGGGAATGGCTATGATTTTAGAAAATGAAGGATACTTAAATCTAGAGCAGATTTTAGCCATTGTGGCGGGAATGATCGGAAAGGTGTTGGAAGGAAAACTTGTAGATGAAGGATTTTTATTAAAACTATTAGATGAATTAACTTTGCCTAAACAAGCAGAAGTAACAAGATCAAAACTAAAAGAAGGACTGATCACTGCCTTCCAATCTTGA
- a CDS encoding LA_3751/LA_3752 family putative glycosyltransferase, with product MNRIFRIALPFVFLAITLTITSFTRPSHSFVSDSLTKVLQSIFWIDNGFEEQGIHYPGKSIDPDYKFFYFKESYQLQVNKNGSLIAPFPFLNTVLITPLVKLHWLDGIVYLGAILFWLYSCLIYRITKSYWSFVVVLFFTPLLQHFLAFSDIAFASFFICIFLTSSFKKPGFNLTTMFVIVFGLFSLFLRTEILLLFLVLLSFYLYSFFKNGRDSIQIHAHWKRIFVISIVLVLFVVSNYLVYGSILGPRFDNNKAGIFRLEMDVFLKWKSLLLGGNGRFGLFGYAPWLFVLSGLYIFLSPGRKNTLGRNLFYLWALIILFVTFLSPNDSNIDWGTRYYSSFSIFPILLLFHFQWRRLVGIKKYVVIVFLLLSFSYSVYINFKVWKEMKKISVQIEDLVNRLMEDPADGYVVEDPTIANALGIMHVQSPIFYGNPMDVFNELGSALKGKRVQFLLLPLSKLVSPENPFWKKISETPGCQFVPVNLKKISIFSVSCKIK from the coding sequence ATGAATCGAATTTTCCGAATAGCTCTACCGTTTGTTTTTTTAGCGATAACGCTAACTATTACCAGTTTTACTCGGCCGAGCCATAGTTTTGTTAGTGATAGTTTAACAAAAGTTTTACAGTCCATTTTTTGGATCGACAATGGATTTGAGGAACAGGGGATCCATTATCCCGGGAAAAGTATCGACCCTGATTATAAATTCTTTTATTTTAAAGAATCCTACCAATTACAGGTAAATAAAAATGGAAGTTTAATTGCACCTTTCCCTTTTTTAAATACGGTGTTGATCACACCTCTGGTAAAGTTACATTGGTTAGATGGGATCGTGTATTTGGGTGCTATTCTTTTTTGGTTATATTCTTGTTTAATTTACCGTATAACAAAAAGTTATTGGTCCTTTGTTGTGGTTCTTTTTTTTACACCCCTATTACAACATTTTCTCGCATTTTCTGACATTGCCTTCGCTTCTTTTTTCATTTGTATTTTTCTAACATCATCATTCAAAAAACCCGGATTCAATCTCACCACAATGTTTGTCATTGTCTTCGGTCTGTTTTCTTTGTTTTTAAGGACTGAAATCCTATTACTTTTCTTAGTTTTGCTATCATTCTATCTGTATTCTTTCTTTAAAAATGGGAGAGACTCAATTCAAATCCACGCGCATTGGAAACGAATTTTTGTTATTTCTATTGTCCTAGTTCTTTTTGTTGTTTCTAACTATTTGGTTTATGGTTCGATTCTGGGACCCAGGTTCGATAACAATAAAGCGGGGATCTTTCGTTTAGAAATGGATGTTTTTCTCAAGTGGAAAAGTCTCCTTCTTGGTGGCAATGGAAGGTTCGGTCTATTCGGTTATGCACCTTGGTTATTTGTTCTTTCAGGTTTATATATTTTTTTGAGTCCAGGTAGAAAAAATACATTAGGGCGAAACTTATTTTATCTTTGGGCCCTTATAATTCTTTTTGTTACTTTCCTTTCACCTAATGATTCGAATATCGATTGGGGAACTAGGTATTATTCAAGTTTCAGTATTTTTCCCATTTTACTTCTCTTCCATTTTCAATGGAGAAGGCTCGTTGGAATTAAAAAATATGTCGTAATAGTTTTTCTTTTGTTATCGTTTTCCTATTCTGTTTATATTAACTTTAAGGTTTGGAAAGAAATGAAAAAAATTTCTGTTCAAATCGAAGACTTAGTAAACAGGCTTATGGAAGATCCCGCCGATGGTTATGTTGTTGAAGACCCGACCATTGCCAATGCCTTAGGGATTATGCATGTTCAAAGTCCCATTTTTTATGGTAACCCAATGGATGTTTTCAATGAATTGGGCAGTGCCTTAAAAGGGAAACGGGTTCAGTTTTTACTTCTTCCATTGTCAAAATTAGTTAGTCCTGAAAATCCATTTTGGAAAAAGATATCTGAAACGCCAGGTTGTCAATTTGTACCAGTAAACCTGAAAAAAATATCTATTTTTTCTGTATCCTGTAAGATCAAATAA
- a CDS encoding glycosyltransferase family 2 protein produces the protein MHYYLVPRKNPKLLSIIIPCYNEESSLPFLKERLEDLIKILPTKVEVIFVNDGSSDQTIFQLVSWAEKDPQIQVVSLSRNFGHQLAVTAGMDYAKGDAVVVMDADLQDPPEVILEMLTKYREGYDVVYGQRLARSGESFFKKATAWAFYRLMKILVHKDLPLDSGDFRLISRRCLDALNGLRENHRFLRGMNAWIGFPQTPVFYKRDPRVAGETKYPLRKMLKLAMNAAVSFSPLPLRFSLALGIIVAIIGFAVGFYALFRAFQHFILEMPIVYNPGWATIVTLICLIGGSILISIGILGEYIARIFEESKGRPLYVVEFVKGSSLTEKSKKLS, from the coding sequence ATGCATTACTATCTAGTTCCCAGAAAGAATCCGAAATTATTGTCCATTATTATTCCTTGTTATAATGAAGAGTCCTCACTTCCTTTTTTAAAAGAAAGGTTAGAGGATTTAATTAAAATTTTACCGACAAAAGTCGAAGTAATCTTTGTCAACGATGGAAGTTCTGACCAAACTATTTTTCAGTTGGTATCATGGGCTGAAAAAGATCCCCAAATTCAAGTGGTTAGCCTTTCCCGAAATTTTGGGCACCAGTTAGCGGTGACTGCTGGAATGGATTATGCGAAAGGTGACGCGGTCGTTGTTATGGATGCCGATTTGCAGGACCCACCAGAAGTGATTCTAGAGATGCTAACAAAATACAGAGAAGGATATGATGTTGTTTATGGTCAGCGTTTAGCCCGATCTGGTGAATCCTTTTTTAAGAAAGCCACTGCCTGGGCTTTTTATCGATTAATGAAAATTTTAGTTCATAAAGATTTACCTTTGGATTCTGGTGACTTCCGCCTAATTTCAAGAAGGTGTTTGGACGCTCTGAATGGACTCCGAGAAAACCATCGTTTCCTTCGAGGAATGAATGCTTGGATAGGATTTCCGCAAACTCCCGTATTTTACAAACGTGATCCAAGGGTTGCTGGAGAAACAAAGTATCCTTTAAGAAAAATGTTGAAATTAGCAATGAATGCAGCTGTTTCTTTTTCTCCGCTTCCTTTACGTTTTAGTTTAGCACTTGGAATTATTGTGGCAATTATCGGATTTGCTGTGGGTTTTTATGCTTTGTTTCGAGCATTCCAACACTTTATTTTAGAAATGCCAATTGTTTACAACCCCGGTTGGGCCACCATTGTCACTCTGATATGTTTGATCGGTGGTTCCATTCTCATTTCCATAGGAATTTTAGGGGAGTACATTGCTCGCATTTTTGAAGAGTCTAAAGGGCGTCCTCTGTATGTGGTCGAATTTGTAAAAGGTTCGTCCTTAACCGAAAAATCTAAAAAACTTTCTTGA
- a CDS encoding glycosyltransferase family 2 protein, whose translation MNRQLKKISIITPFYNEESGADEFFERIVPHLLSLKTSYEIICVNDGSRDKTIEKLVFHHKKNPNVKIVDFSRNFGKEAAVSAGLEYATGDVVIPIDSDLQDPPELIPTLIEKWKEGYDVVTAKRSSRQGESFLKKFTAKHFYRVIRYMSEVEIPVDVGDFRLMDKKVVKALSTMKEKNRFLKGMFAWVGFKQIDVEYERHARFKGSSKWNYWKLWNFALDGILMFSTMPLKIWSYFGFFVSFSAFVYLIYRIIRVIFKGVDVPGYDSTLVIILFLGGIQLIGIGVLGEYIARIFIEVKGRPIYIAKETIGFNEKVTHSSNKRGN comes from the coding sequence ATGAATCGTCAACTAAAGAAGATCTCTATTATCACTCCTTTTTACAACGAAGAATCAGGAGCCGATGAATTCTTTGAACGAATTGTTCCGCACCTGTTATCCTTAAAAACAAGTTACGAAATCATTTGTGTAAACGATGGTAGCAGAGACAAAACCATTGAGAAACTAGTGTTTCATCATAAAAAAAATCCAAATGTTAAGATTGTAGACTTTTCTAGAAATTTTGGGAAAGAAGCCGCAGTTTCGGCAGGTTTGGAATATGCCACTGGCGATGTGGTTATTCCGATTGACTCCGATTTACAAGACCCGCCGGAACTCATACCCACTCTCATTGAAAAATGGAAAGAAGGTTACGATGTAGTAACAGCCAAAAGATCCAGCAGGCAAGGTGAATCTTTTTTAAAGAAGTTTACGGCAAAACACTTTTACCGAGTCATTCGTTACATGAGCGAAGTAGAAATTCCTGTTGATGTGGGGGATTTCCGACTCATGGATAAAAAAGTAGTAAAAGCACTTTCCACCATGAAAGAAAAAAATCGTTTTTTAAAAGGTATGTTTGCTTGGGTGGGATTTAAGCAGATCGACGTGGAATACGAAAGACATGCTAGGTTCAAAGGTTCCTCCAAGTGGAACTATTGGAAACTTTGGAACTTTGCATTGGATGGGATTTTAATGTTTAGCACTATGCCTCTTAAGATATGGAGTTATTTTGGATTCTTTGTATCCTTTAGTGCTTTTGTATATTTAATTTATAGAATCATTCGTGTCATTTTCAAAGGCGTCGATGTGCCTGGTTACGACTCAACTTTAGTTATCATTCTCTTTCTGGGTGGAATCCAACTCATTGGAATCGGAGTTCTTGGCGAATACATTGCAAGAATCTTTATCGAAGTCAAAGGTCGTCCGATTTATATCGCAAAAGAAACCATTGGCTTCAACGAGAAAGTAACCCATTCTTCAAATAAACGTGGCAATTAG
- a CDS encoding ArnT family glycosyltransferase: protein MKKLFPSTLYTSGPIRNGLVFLLFTLLAFFLRYPSFGYTAIDWDEITYSLIGEGWLQGKLPFRDLWDIKPIGIYIIYFIIHGLLGFSIFAIRLSTLFVVVCSAFIIWLLLRHSNRTFAIAAGFGFLILFSFFLNGLSGNTELFYLCFETIGVWFLFYGKKQYRLLSPLAFGFAFIIKYNTAFDILGFYLLHLYLHRRILFRNPKSFLGYSLFYSVAILPFLVSTIWVFSVGLGDSFLETHKILFSNYAKKVTFLEKIGSLQTYPILAILVSVQMGTFVLYLWKKKVPKILLISFLWTLTAFLAATWTGYFFEHYYLPMIVPTVIGSSFLFRFIKSNFFPKYKQEIIVLIAFLILIPVAVFVRKRVIKLSKVYPDIAKEIYVDIENQKVDPRPVFVAKGTHGIYSLFKQIPINRVIQPGNFTDQSNAKAMFIDNEEIKLKVIENKPGLILFCDMDVFQNPISSYDASWNQDLLVFYYEYIRKEYQYFKTYFPNCHVYLKNGLLSR, encoded by the coding sequence ATGAAAAAATTATTCCCTTCTACTTTGTATACCTCTGGTCCGATCCGTAATGGATTAGTTTTCCTGCTTTTCACTTTATTAGCGTTTTTTCTACGATATCCATCTTTTGGATATACTGCTATCGATTGGGATGAGATCACCTATTCATTAATAGGAGAGGGATGGTTACAAGGGAAACTTCCCTTTCGCGATTTATGGGACATCAAACCAATTGGTATATATATCATTTATTTTATCATTCATGGTCTTCTAGGGTTTTCTATCTTTGCAATCCGCCTTTCTACGTTGTTTGTAGTCGTTTGTTCTGCATTTATTATTTGGCTTCTGTTAAGACATTCCAATCGAACTTTTGCAATCGCTGCGGGTTTTGGGTTTTTAATTCTTTTTAGTTTTTTTCTGAATGGACTTTCCGGAAATACAGAATTATTTTATCTTTGCTTTGAAACGATTGGGGTTTGGTTTTTATTTTACGGAAAAAAACAATACCGATTGTTAAGTCCTTTGGCTTTTGGTTTTGCATTTATCATCAAATACAATACAGCCTTTGATATTCTGGGTTTTTATTTACTCCATCTTTACTTACATAGAAGGATACTTTTTAGAAACCCGAAATCTTTTTTAGGATATAGTCTTTTTTATTCCGTTGCAATTTTGCCTTTTTTAGTTAGTACCATTTGGGTATTTTCTGTTGGACTTGGAGATTCTTTTTTAGAAACACACAAAATTCTCTTTTCTAATTACGCGAAAAAAGTAACCTTTCTTGAAAAAATTGGTTCACTGCAAACATATCCAATCCTTGCAATTCTTGTTTCTGTTCAAATGGGAACCTTTGTTTTATACCTATGGAAAAAGAAAGTTCCTAAAATTTTATTGATAAGTTTTCTCTGGACATTGACTGCCTTCCTTGCTGCCACTTGGACTGGATATTTTTTTGAACATTATTATCTTCCAATGATTGTTCCAACAGTGATAGGCTCTTCGTTTCTTTTTCGTTTTATTAAATCTAATTTTTTTCCTAAATACAAACAGGAAATCATTGTGTTAATTGCTTTTTTAATTTTAATTCCAGTAGCTGTTTTCGTTCGTAAAAGAGTGATTAAACTTTCTAAGGTTTATCCAGATATTGCAAAAGAGATTTATGTAGATATAGAAAATCAAAAAGTGGATCCTCGTCCCGTGTTTGTGGCTAAAGGTACACATGGAATTTATTCTTTATTCAAACAGATCCCCATTAATCGTGTCATTCAACCAGGGAACTTTACGGATCAGTCAAATGCGAAAGCTATGTTTATTGATAATGAAGAAATCAAACTGAAAGTAATCGAAAACAAACCTGGTTTAATTTTATTCTGCGACATGGATGTATTCCAGAATCCAATCAGTAGTTATGATGCTTCGTGGAATCAGGATTTACTTGTTTTTTATTATGAGTATATTCGAAAGGAATATCAGTATTTTAAAACTTATTTCCCTAATTGCCACGTTTATTTGAAGAATGGGTTACTTTCTCGTTGA
- a CDS encoding LA_3751/LA_3752 family putative glycosyltransferase has product MNQFKVWLFQFLNFVTRKQVLVILLFALVSFFIYKRIVWDSGISPLIQSDSQIKLYQTIQYKEKGIQQHECYSKNNDIDPEYRFYPFRYPWVYFLQKDSGKECVFQYPTFFAQVFSILPLPYRLFNGVILFLYFLLTAAIVSFIRSLFGVRKVEILFLTSLLFLVGYCVSSAIEFSESIPSHIFLLIFFYGVLALESSKKISRVLEVLTGLSGAISIFLRSESAIYIGILGFLILLLNRWRMLFLIKRYSLILFGLTFAGILLGAYNLNEFGEILGVRSKVSFNDFNRLQLSDRLYFFKEFMFGNTFRTGFVSYCFPFIFFISFAIFRIKLSSLQKILLWVGVISLLLVVLLSPYSQGGLYLGLRYTEFSYVLLSIFVISVFADQESSERRQWLLLFIVLQIGLGFYHVKRNFKTIDFVKKYHEILQSEWLKYPYAPVIHLSTFDLLLISDSFLKKPHLIANKQSEFAALESRLYNQGISKFQVFVYDFKPPKDENISNEFYEEWVNSKYEIESKFYKKTSDSNTAGYRYMLWEKK; this is encoded by the coding sequence GTGAATCAATTTAAAGTTTGGTTATTTCAATTTTTGAACTTTGTAACTCGAAAACAAGTTCTTGTTATACTGTTATTCGCGTTGGTTTCTTTTTTTATTTATAAAAGAATTGTTTGGGACTCTGGTATAAGTCCACTGATTCAATCTGATTCACAAATAAAACTTTATCAGACAATTCAATACAAAGAAAAAGGGATTCAACAACACGAGTGTTATTCCAAAAATAATGACATTGATCCTGAATATCGATTTTATCCTTTTAGATATCCTTGGGTTTATTTTCTTCAAAAGGATAGCGGAAAAGAGTGTGTTTTTCAATACCCAACATTTTTTGCACAGGTTTTTTCAATTCTTCCTTTGCCTTATCGGCTTTTCAATGGAGTCATTTTATTTTTATATTTTTTACTAACGGCAGCCATTGTATCTTTTATTCGTTCTCTTTTTGGGGTTCGTAAAGTTGAGATCCTTTTTTTGACATCCCTTTTATTTTTAGTTGGTTACTGTGTTTCCAGTGCAATCGAGTTTTCGGAAAGTATTCCTTCGCATATTTTTTTATTAATCTTTTTTTACGGTGTTTTGGCATTAGAAAGTTCAAAAAAGATATCACGTGTTTTGGAAGTTCTAACTGGATTATCAGGTGCTATCTCCATTTTTCTTCGTTCTGAATCGGCTATTTATATTGGAATTTTAGGTTTCTTAATCTTATTATTAAACCGTTGGAGAATGCTTTTTCTTATTAAAAGATATTCTCTTATTTTGTTTGGACTAACATTTGCTGGAATTTTGTTAGGCGCTTATAACTTAAATGAATTTGGCGAAATATTAGGTGTAAGAAGTAAGGTTAGTTTCAACGACTTTAACCGGTTACAATTAAGTGATCGATTGTATTTTTTTAAAGAGTTTATGTTTGGAAATACATTTCGGACTGGATTTGTATCCTATTGTTTTCCATTTATATTCTTCATTAGTTTTGCGATTTTTCGCATAAAGCTTTCAAGTTTACAAAAGATATTACTATGGGTGGGAGTTATCTCACTTCTTCTTGTTGTTTTACTTAGCCCTTATTCGCAAGGAGGATTGTATCTTGGATTACGATATACTGAGTTTTCGTATGTATTGTTATCCATATTTGTAATTTCAGTTTTTGCGGACCAAGAAAGTTCAGAAAGACGGCAGTGGTTACTATTATTCATTGTTTTACAAATTGGTTTGGGTTTTTACCACGTGAAACGTAATTTTAAAACCATCGATTTTGTAAAAAAGTACCATGAAATTTTGCAGTCCGAGTGGCTAAAATATCCGTATGCACCAGTCATTCATTTAAGTACTTTTGATTTGTTATTAATTTCTGACTCCTTTCTGAAAAAACCACATTTAATCGCAAATAAACAAAGTGAATTTGCGGCTTTGGAAAGTCGATTGTACAATCAAGGAATTTCGAAATTTCAAGTTTTCGTTTATGATTTTAAACCACCTAAGGATGAAAATATTTCCAATGAATTTTATGAAGAATGGGTGAACTCAAAGTATGAGATCGAATCTAAATTCTATAAAAAAACATCGGACTCAAACACTGCGGGCTACCGGTATATGTTGTGGGAAAAAAAATAA